AGTTGCCTACTTTTGAGAGACTACGAGATTCGGAGCGTATTGGGGCACCAGTAAAATTTAGTATGGAGCAAGTAATCAAACTGTTTGCCCTTGCATGTTCAAAACCCGAAGACTACGGACGACCAATAAGTCATTGGACACCAAGAGAACTAGCAGACGAAATTATAAAGCAAGGGATTATTGAAAGCATATCTGTCCGCCATGTTGGAAGATTACTAGAAGAGGCAGAACTTAAACCCCACCAGAGTA
This portion of the Brasilonema sennae CENA114 genome encodes:
- a CDS encoding helix-turn-helix domain-containing protein, with the translated sequence MAGLAPKQLNLSDGDRSELQELVNRHNTGQQIVLRAKIILLASEGKNNGEIARTLNISLDMARLWRNRWFKTSDKKLPTFERLRDSERIGAPVKFSMEQVIKLFALACSKPEDYGRPISHWTPRELADEIIKQGIIESISVRHVGRLLEEAELKPHQSSYWLTPP